In Synergistaceae bacterium, the genomic stretch ACTTCGCATAGATTTTAAAGTTTTGGAATCTCACATTAACGTGAAATTGTGTATACACTTGAACAGCAGCCATTGACGCACAGTCAGCACCAAGTTTTTAGCTTTTGACTTCGCATAGATTTTGAGTTTTGGAATCTCACATTAGCGTGAAATTGTGTTATACACTTGAACAGCAGCCATTGACGCACAGTCAGCACCAAGTTTTTAGCTTTTGACTTCGCATAGATTTTAAAGTTTTGGAATCTCACATTAGCGTGAAATTGTGTATGCACTTGAATAGCAGCCATTGACGCACAGTCAGCACCAAGTTTTTAGCTTTTGACTTCGCATAGATTTTAAAGTTTTGGAATCTCACATTAACGTGAAATTGTGTATACACTTGAATAGCTAGTACACTAATTGTGAATATGCACGGGCGCGAAAAAAATAGTTTTCCGAAAATGTTTATCATCTATAAATTCATGCGATAAAGTAATTTCATTGCCAATAAATAAATTATAACTCCCCAAAAAATATAAAATCTGTAAAGCAAATTTACTTGACAACAACGGGCAAATTTAAATATAATCTCACCATGACAGAAGAAAACGACAGCGATATTTTAAAGCGCAGGATACATTTCAACCTGTTATACGATTTCTACTCGCCTTTATTGACAGCGAGACAAAGAAAAATTTACGAGACATTATGCTTCAGTGATTTGACTCTTAGTGAGGCCGCAGAAGTTCTCGGAATAAGTCGGCAGGCTGTTCACGTTCTTGCACGTAATATAATGAAGAAACTTGATAATCTCGAACGCGATTTACATTTTGCAAAGACTACACGCAATTTCGAGTCAAGAATCAAGGAGCTTGAACAGGAAAATGAATCATTGCGCGAAAAGTTATTATTACAGAAAGGGGGAAATTAAATCATGTTCGACACGCTGAAGGAAAAATTATCGGCTGTTTTCGCAAAATTAGGCAGCAAAGGCAAATTATCGCCTGAAGACGTTGATAACGCATTAAGAGAAGTGCGGAGATCTTTACTTGAAGCTGATGTTGATTTTAGAGTCGCAAAAGATTTAATCGCAAAGATTCGCGAGCGTGCGTCAAGTCTTGAAGTCCTGCAGTCTATCACAGCAAATGAAAGAATAGCCGCTATTGTATATGAAGAATTAATTTCAATGATGGGCAAAAGCGTGCCTCTGATTATTTCACCCAAGCCCCCGACAGTTATATTAATGGCAGGTCTGCAAGGTTCCGGCAAGACAACAACAACTGTAAAACTTGCTAGATTCCTCAAAGATTCGCATAATCCCTTAGTTGTAGCTTGCGATTTAAGAAGGCCCGCAGCTGTCGAGCAATTAAGAGTCCTAGCTGATAACGCAAAAATTTCGTTTTATGGCGACACAAAAGAGTCAGACGTTCTAAAAGTTGTCAAAGGTGCAGCAAAATACGCAGAGTCCCATATGAACGACGTTATAATACTTGACACAGCCGGAAGACTCCATATTGACGATGAATTAATGACGGAATTAAAGAAAATCGCTGAAGTATTGCCCCCTCACGAGAAAATTTTAGTAGTTGACTCAATGATGGGACAAGAAGCTGTCAATTCTGCAAAATCTTTTCACGAGCTGTTGAATTTAACCGGACTTATTCTCACAAAAATGGACGGAGACGCGCGCGGAGGCAGTGCACTAGCTATCAGAGCTGTAACAG encodes the following:
- a CDS encoding DNA-binding protein produces the protein MTTTGKFKYNLTMTEENDSDILKRRIHFNLLYDFYSPLLTARQRKIYETLCFSDLTLSEAAEVLGISRQAVHVLARNIMKKLDNLERDLHFAKTTRNFESRIKELEQENESLREKLLLQKGGN
- the ffh gene encoding signal recognition particle protein codes for the protein MFDTLKEKLSAVFAKLGSKGKLSPEDVDNALREVRRSLLEADVDFRVAKDLIAKIRERASSLEVLQSITANERIAAIVYEELISMMGKSVPLIISPKPPTVILMAGLQGSGKTTTTVKLARFLKDSHNPLVVACDLRRPAAVEQLRVLADNAKISFYGDTKESDVLKVVKGAAKYAESHMNDVIILDTAGRLHIDDELMTELKKIAEVLPPHEKILVVDSMMGQEAVNSAKSFHELLNLTGLILTKMDGDARGGSALAIRAVTGVPVKFAGMGENTDALEIFNPERMAGRIMGMGDIQGLVEKVKAAGINESEIKTPGKMAKQFNLETLLTQFEQLEKLGPLDKIAGMIPGLDKIKNFRAEDADSSLLRKNKAIIQSMTHEERINPRIIKGSRRRRIAEGSGTSVQMVNQLLAQYEQMKKLFKSFSSGSGGVRKLKSLFGFGR